CACCACCGTCGTCGGTGACAACGTCAGCGCCGGGATCGTGGCCTACAAGCTACTCAGCCTCGTCGGCTTCGCCCTGATCGCCTACTCCGTGCCACGCCTCGCGCGGCGGATCGGGGGCAACCCCACCCTCGCTGTCTGGCTCGGTGTGACCAACCCCCTCATGCTCCTACACCTTCTCGGCGGCATGCACAACGAGTCCGTGATGGTCGGGCTCGTGTGCTGTGGCCTCTACCTCTGCGCCGGCGCCCGGTTCTTCACGCCCGGCATCGCCCTCATCGGGCTGGCGGTCTCCCTCAAGGCCACCGCGGCGATTGCGCTGCCCTTCGTCGTGTGGATGATGTACCACCGCTACCGCTCGTCCAGCGCCGGCCTGTGGGCCCGGGTGGGCGTTTTCCTCGCCGTCGGCGCGTGGTCGGTGGCGGTCTCCTTCGCCGTGGTGAACCTCATCACAGTGGTGACCGGTTCCTCGTGGGGCTGGGTGGCGGAAATCTCCGGGAACTCGAAGGTGGTCAACCCCCTGGCCGGGCCCACCCTGGCGGCAGACCTGGCCACCCCCTTCATCCAGCTTTTCGACGAAAACTTCCCCTACAACACGGCACTCGCGCTGACGCGAGCGGCGGGGACAGTACTCATGCTCGCGGGGCTCGTGGCCACATGGGTGGTGTTCCGGCCCCGCGGGAAGGCCACGAACCGCCGCGCCATCATGGGCGCGACCCTCGCCTACGCCGTCGCCTTTGTCACCAACGCCGTGACCCTGCCGTGGTACTACGCCTCGGTGCTGTCCACGGCGGGGACGTTTCACCCCCCGGTGCTGGCCAAAAAGCTTCTCGTCTTCGCCTCCGTCTTCGTCGGCCTCGCTTTTACGGGCGGGGGAAACCACCGTCTCTACGAGCTATGGTTCGTTCTCCTCGCCGCAGCCGCCGGATGGGCGGCGGCGGTGTGGGTCTACCCCAAAGCGCCGGACGTGACCACTCCTAGAAGGCCATCGCCTGGGCGCGGCGAATCACCTCGCGGGCACCGTGACCGTGCAGCGCGTCTACCGGGCGGCCCGGCAGGGAGTCGTCCTCGGTGAAGAGGTACGCGAGGATCTCCTCGTCGTCGTAGCCGCCGTCGTGCAAAACCGTGATGGCGCCCGAAACGAACTTGGAGGTCTCCCCTTCCTCGCCGAGGAGGACACGGGGGACGTATTTCACGCCGTCGCGGCGGTACATGAGCAGTTTGTGGGCCCCGACGAGGTCGTGGATGCGGGTCACCGGGACGCCGAGATACTCGGCGACCTCGGGGAGGGTGAGCAGGGGTTCGTCGGCAAGCAATGCGTCGAGCCCGGGTCCTGCCGGGGACGCGGAAGAATCTGCGTAACTCACGCCACCATCGTACCCGCGTTGGCGTGCCGGTCTGGGTGTCGGCCATACTGGACGCCATGACCACGCTCGGAGTCGGAGACCTTCTGGATGACCGCTACGCCATCGACCGGCCGATCGCCCGCGGCGGGATGTCTACCGTTTACCGCTGCGTGGACACCCGCCTCAACCGCGAGGTCGCGGCGAAGGTGATGGACGAGCGCTACGTCAACGACCACGTCTTCCGCGACCGCTTCCGCCGCGAGGCCGAGGCCATGGCGCAGCTGACCCACCCCAACCTGGTGACCGTCTACGACTATTCCTCCGGCGACGAATCCGGCCAAGTGTTCCTTGTCATGGAGCTCATCACCGGCGGCACTCTGCGCGAGCTGCTCGCCGAGCGCGGCCCCATGCCGCCCCACGCCGCAACCGCGGTCATGCGCGAGACCCTCACCGGGCTTGCGGCGGCGCATACGAAGGGGATGGTGCACCGCGACATCAAGCCCGACAACATCCTCATCAACAGCGACCACGCAGTAAAGCTGGCCGATTTCGGCCTCGTTCGCGCCGCCGCCGACTCCACCCACTCCACGGACCAGATCGTCGGCACCGTCTCCTACCTCTCGCCCGAGCAAGTCGACGGCAGCCCGATTACACAGGCTTCCGACGTCTACTCGGCGGGCGTCGTCCTTTTCGAGCTGCTCACCGGCACCACCCCGTTTAGCGGCGACACCCCGCTCGCGCACGCCTACGCGCGGCTGCACGGCGACGTCCCCGCGCCCTCCACCAGGATTGAGGGGGTGCCCATGCTTTTCGACGAGCTCGTCGCCACCGCCACCGCCCGCAACCCCCGCGAACGTTTCCTCGACGCCGGCGAGTTCCTCGCCGCGCTCGACGACGTCGCCTCCGAGCTCGACCTGCCGCACTACGTCGTCCCCGTCCCAACGAACTCCGCCGCCAACCGGGCCGCGGCACACCCGACATCCCTCACGGCTTCGCCCGCCGAGCCGCCTACCCGCACCTACGAGCAACGGCTCTTCCCCACCCCGGACGCACCCGCTCAGGAGTTCCGCGCCGTCGACCCCGCGAACGAGGCGCCCACGCGGGTTGCGCCAGCGGTGCCCGACCGCCCAGCACCCCCGGAGGCCCCGGCGCCGCGCCTCGCTCCCCCGAAACCCGTCAGCAACCGCTCCGGGTTCGTCTTCGCGGTGTTCCTTCTCATCTCGGCCGCCGCCATCGGAGCCGTCCTCGTCGGGGCCTGGTGGTTCGGCTCGGGGCTCTACGACCAGCTGCCGAACCTGATCGCCAGCTACGCGTGGTAGCCGGTTAGCCCGTTAG
This is a stretch of genomic DNA from Corynebacterium auris. It encodes these proteins:
- a CDS encoding alpha-(1->6)-mannopyranosyltransferase A, whose product is MRSPLLLGTIATALVALGSYGAGATRTRGGVMRELGLGHLTFGHGRALSDITLTCGIVLLIAAWVLLGHELTRGRAGLATTRRATLAWSAPLLLSAPILSRDVYSYLMQGAMLRDGFDPYTEGAAVNPGPYLLEVSHDWRNTTTPYGPLHLGIGKLITTVVGDNVSAGIVAYKLLSLVGFALIAYSVPRLARRIGGNPTLAVWLGVTNPLMLLHLLGGMHNESVMVGLVCCGLYLCAGARFFTPGIALIGLAVSLKATAAIALPFVVWMMYHRYRSSSAGLWARVGVFLAVGAWSVAVSFAVVNLITVVTGSSWGWVAEISGNSKVVNPLAGPTLAADLATPFIQLFDENFPYNTALALTRAAGTVLMLAGLVATWVVFRPRGKATNRRAIMGATLAYAVAFVTNAVTLPWYYASVLSTAGTFHPPVLAKKLLVFASVFVGLAFTGGGNHRLYELWFVLLAAAAGWAAAVWVYPKAPDVTTPRRPSPGRGESPRGHRDRAARLPGGPAGSRPR
- a CDS encoding Rv2175c family DNA-binding protein, encoding MSYADSSASPAGPGLDALLADEPLLTLPEVAEYLGVPVTRIHDLVGAHKLLMYRRDGVKYVPRVLLGEEGETSKFVSGAITVLHDGGYDDEEILAYLFTEDDSLPGRPVDALHGHGAREVIRRAQAMAF
- a CDS encoding protein kinase domain-containing protein, which gives rise to MTTLGVGDLLDDRYAIDRPIARGGMSTVYRCVDTRLNREVAAKVMDERYVNDHVFRDRFRREAEAMAQLTHPNLVTVYDYSSGDESGQVFLVMELITGGTLRELLAERGPMPPHAATAVMRETLTGLAAAHTKGMVHRDIKPDNILINSDHAVKLADFGLVRAAADSTHSTDQIVGTVSYLSPEQVDGSPITQASDVYSAGVVLFELLTGTTPFSGDTPLAHAYARLHGDVPAPSTRIEGVPMLFDELVATATARNPRERFLDAGEFLAALDDVASELDLPHYVVPVPTNSAANRAAAHPTSLTASPAEPPTRTYEQRLFPTPDAPAQEFRAVDPANEAPTRVAPAVPDRPAPPEAPAPRLAPPKPVSNRSGFVFAVFLLISAAAIGAVLVGAWWFGSGLYDQLPNLIASYAW